The window TGTAGAGAAAAAGGTAAGAAACGAACTGCAGGACAGGCCTTGGCACGTGGAAGGGACTGAAAATGCGATGTGGGTACTGGTAGATTACGTTTCAGTGGTGGTTCATATATTCCAAAAACAGGTACGTGAGTACTACGATATAGAAGAGCTTTGGGGTGACGCAGTCATTACCAAAATTGAAAATGAATAATAAAAATTTTAAAAAGTCTAAATGAATAATAAAGGATTCAACTGGTTCTTTCCA of the Chryseobacterium aureum genome contains:
- the rsfS gene encoding ribosome silencing factor, whose product is MNKTAEKQALIDKIVEAIQDVKGEDIMIFDLSNIENSVAETFVICSGNSNTQVAALAGSVEKKVRNELQDRPWHVEGTENAMWVLVDYVSVVVHIFQKQVREYYDIEELWGDAVITKIENE